One window of Candidatus Nitrospira nitrificans genomic DNA carries:
- a CDS encoding response regulator transcription factor, whose translation MRVLVIEDETKVGCFIKRALEEESYAVDLCEDGAKGLEMALATNYDLLVVDVMLPSMSGLDVLKNIRRERIHTPVLILSAQSQIDQRVKGLDAGADDYLTKPFAIDELLARVRALLRRGASENPGILQVDDLMLNPATRDVTRGGQRIDLTLKEYALLEYLMRHTGRVLTRPMISEHVWNQDFDTFTNVIDVYVNYLRNKIDRGRTKKLIHTIRGSGYMLKAD comes from the coding sequence ATGCGGGTCCTCGTCATAGAAGATGAAACCAAAGTCGGCTGTTTTATTAAGCGAGCGCTTGAAGAGGAAAGCTATGCCGTCGACCTCTGCGAAGATGGAGCCAAAGGGTTGGAAATGGCCCTGGCGACCAACTATGACCTCTTGGTCGTCGACGTGATGCTGCCCTCCATGTCCGGTCTGGATGTGCTGAAGAACATCCGCCGGGAACGGATCCACACGCCGGTGCTGATCCTCTCGGCGCAATCCCAGATCGACCAGCGGGTCAAAGGACTGGACGCCGGCGCCGACGATTACCTGACCAAACCGTTCGCGATCGATGAACTCTTGGCGCGTGTTCGAGCCCTGTTGCGCCGTGGGGCATCCGAAAACCCAGGAATCTTGCAGGTGGATGACCTGATGCTCAATCCGGCGACTCGCGATGTCACCCGAGGGGGGCAACGTATCGATCTGACGCTGAAAGAGTACGCCTTGCTGGAATATCTGATGCGTCACACGGGCCGCGTCCTTACCCGACCGATGATCTCCGAACATGTGTGGAATCAAGATTTCGATACCTTTACGAACGTCATCGATGTCTATGTGAACTACCTCCGGAACAAGATCGATCGAGGCCGAACCAAGAAACTGATCCATACCATTCGCGGTAGCGGGTATATGCTGAAGGCCGACTAG